Genomic window (Streptomyces sp. NBC_01431):
ACGGTGCCGACCTGCTGCTTGCGGGTGGCGAGGGTCGTGGAGAGCCGGTTGACGCCGTCGAGCGCGTCGGTGATGTCGCCGCGGTGCCCGTCGAGATCGGTGACCAGGGTGTCGACGCGCCGGAGCATCGAGCGGACCTCCGGCTCACGGCCGCCGATCGCCTTGTTGAGCTCGGTGGTGATCGTCTTGAGCTGGTTGACACCGCCCCCGTTGAGCAGCATCGAGAGCGCCCCCAGCACCTCCTCCACCTCGGGGTTGCGGTTGGTGCGCGCGAGGGGGATGGCGGCACCGGGTCCGAGGCTGCCCCGCGCGGTCTCCTTGGTCTCCTTCGCGGGCGCGGAGAGCTGGACGAACTTCTCGCCGAGGAGGCTGGACTGTTCCAGCTGGGCATAGGCGTTGGCGGGGAGCTTCACGTCTCCCCTGATCCGCATGGTGACGTTCGCGGACCAGCCGTCCGGCGCGAGCGACACCTCGGTGACCCGCCCGACGGCGACGTCGTTCACCTTCACCGCGACCTGCGGCACCAGGCTCAGGACATCGGCGAAGTCGGCGGTGATGTCGTAGGGGTGGGCGCCGAGGTCGGCGCCGCCGGGCAGTGGCAGTTGGTCGATGCCGGAGAACGACGGCACCGAGCAACCGCCGAGGGTGAGGGCCAGGGCGACGAGCGCCGCGACGCCCGCGCCAAGGCCCGCGACGGCCCGCCTGCTGACCCTCCGGCCGCTCAGCGCCTGACGGGCGGACCGTATCCGGCGGGTGGCCATCGCTCTCATCCCCGGCCCCCGCCCGTGGCCGCGGCATCGGCCGCGCTCCCGTACACCGTCCCGACGGCGGGCAGCGGCAGCGCCGGGAGCGCCTTCAGGCGGGCTTGCGGCACCGGTAGGAGTGCCGCGCTGCCCGCTGTCGCGGGGTGGGGCGGGAAGACGATGTCACCGCCCATGCTGATCTCGTTGATGTCGCCCCGGCCGTCGAGGGTGCGGTGCGCCGGGTCGTAGGCGTTGAGCGCGTTGCCGGCGGCCAGGGGTGCGGTGTCCAGGGCTTCGGCGAGCGAGGCCCGCTGGTCGACCAGGATCTGGGTGAGCGGGACGAGCTTGTCGACCTCGGCCTTGAGGCTGCCGCGGTTGTCCTGGATGAACGTCTTCACCTCGCCCAGCGCCGTACCGAGCTCCTTGAGCGCGCCCGCCAGGTTGTCCTTGTTGTCGGCGAAGAACGAGGTGACGTCGGCGAGTTGGTTCTGGGCGTCGCGTACCGCGCCGTCCTTGTCCTTCAGCATGGTGGTGAACGTCTGTAGATGGGAGAGCGTGGCGAAGAGGTGCTCGCTGCTGCCGTCCAGGGTTTTGGCCGCCTTGCCGAACTGCTCGACGAAGTCCCCGATCGCGGCCCCGTTTCCGTCCAGGTTCTTCGCCCCGGTGTCGAGCAGGCCCGAGAGTGCTCCCGTCGCGTTCGCCCCGTTGGGGCCGAGGGACTTGCTGAGCTGGGTGATGGACGCGTACAGCTGGTCGACCTCCACGGGCGTGGCGTTGCGGGAGGCGGGCAGCTCT
Coding sequences:
- a CDS encoding MCE family protein, which translates into the protein MATRRIRSARQALSGRRVSRRAVAGLGAGVAALVALALTLGGCSVPSFSGIDQLPLPGGADLGAHPYDITADFADVLSLVPQVAVKVNDVAVGRVTEVSLAPDGWSANVTMRIRGDVKLPANAYAQLEQSSLLGEKFVQLSAPAKETKETARGSLGPGAAIPLARTNRNPEVEEVLGALSMLLNGGGVNQLKTITTELNKAIGGREPEVRSMLRRVDTLVTDLDGHRGDITDALDGVNRLSTTLATRKQQVGTVLTGLSPGLKVLEDQRGSLLTMLKSLDTLSTVAVSTINKSKDDMVADLKAIAPSLKALADSGKDLPDSLQVLLTYPFTDEVLRGIKGDYLNVYLDVAAVPGTRIIPPITSPPAAKAPLGLPAVGGTGGTR
- a CDS encoding MCE family protein, whose protein sequence is MTRRRALTVVAALAVIIAVVLGGLRVFADSGGKRITAYFDHAVGIYPGSDLRILGVKVGEVDSVTPQGKQVKVVVTLDRGVRVPKDVRAAIVSPSVVADRYVQLAPAYTGGPELSDRAELPASRNATPVEVDQLYASITQLSKSLGPNGANATGALSGLLDTGAKNLDGNGAAIGDFVEQFGKAAKTLDGSSEHLFATLSHLQTFTTMLKDKDGAVRDAQNQLADVTSFFADNKDNLAGALKELGTALGEVKTFIQDNRGSLKAEVDKLVPLTQILVDQRASLAEALDTAPLAAGNALNAYDPAHRTLDGRGDINEISMGGDIVFPPHPATAGSAALLPVPQARLKALPALPLPAVGTVYGSAADAAATGGGRG